In one Gossypium hirsutum isolate 1008001.06 chromosome D09, Gossypium_hirsutum_v2.1, whole genome shotgun sequence genomic region, the following are encoded:
- the LOC121220889 gene encoding uncharacterized protein isoform X2, with amino-acid sequence MALNGGLRSVSKILNSSSQSLFSKSTNKGIHSTAIKRMGGGHAHGHDEPYYLHAKHMYNLDRIKNQKLKMSLGVFTAFSIGIIIPIYAVIFQQKKTASAELW; translated from the exons ATGGCGTTGAACGGTGGCCTTAGATCGGTTTCTAAGATTCTGAATTCTTCGTCTCAATCTCTTTTCTCCAAGTCAA CCAATAAGGGGATTCATTCAACTGCAATTAAGCGGATGGGGGGAGGCCATGCACATGGGCATGATGAACCATATTACCTTCATGCTAAGCATATGTACAACTTGGATAGGATAAAAAATCAGAAGCTGAAGATGTCTCTTGGTGTTTTCACAGCTTTTAGCATTGGTATTATTATTCCCATCTACGCTGTCATTTTTCAGCAGAAAAAGACTGCATCGGCTGAATTATGGTGA
- the LOC121220889 gene encoding uncharacterized protein isoform X1 has translation MALNGGLRSVSKILNSSSQSLFSKSTANKGIHSTAIKRMGGGHAHGHDEPYYLHAKHMYNLDRIKNQKLKMSLGVFTAFSIGIIIPIYAVIFQQKKTASAELW, from the exons ATGGCGTTGAACGGTGGCCTTAGATCGGTTTCTAAGATTCTGAATTCTTCGTCTCAATCTCTTTTCTCCAAGTCAA CAGCCAATAAGGGGATTCATTCAACTGCAATTAAGCGGATGGGGGGAGGCCATGCACATGGGCATGATGAACCATATTACCTTCATGCTAAGCATATGTACAACTTGGATAGGATAAAAAATCAGAAGCTGAAGATGTCTCTTGGTGTTTTCACAGCTTTTAGCATTGGTATTATTATTCCCATCTACGCTGTCATTTTTCAGCAGAAAAAGACTGCATCGGCTGAATTATGGTGA
- the LOC107892894 gene encoding uncharacterized protein isoform X1, translating into MALNGGLRSVSKILNSSSQSLFSKSTANKGIHSTAIKRMGGGHAHGHDEPYYLHAKHMYNLDRIKNQKLKMSLGVFTAFSIGIIIPIYAVIFQQKKTASG; encoded by the exons ATGGCGTTGAACGGTGGCCTTAGATCGGTTTCTAAGATTCTGAATTCTTCGTCTCAATCTCTTTTCTCCAAGTCAA CAGCCAATAAGGGGATTCATTCAACTGCAATTAAGCGGATGGGGGGAGGCCATGCACATGGGCATGATGAACCATATTACCTTCATGCTAAGCATATGTACAACTTGGATAGGATAAAAAATCAGAAGCTGAAGATGTCTCTTGGTGTTTTCACAGCTTTTAGCATTGGTATTATTATTCCCATCTACGCTGTCATTTTTCAGCAGAAAAAGACTGCATCGGGCTGA
- the LOC107892894 gene encoding uncharacterized protein isoform X2: MALNGGLRSVSKILNSSSQSLFSKSTNKGIHSTAIKRMGGGHAHGHDEPYYLHAKHMYNLDRIKNQKLKMSLGVFTAFSIGIIIPIYAVIFQQKKTASG; the protein is encoded by the exons ATGGCGTTGAACGGTGGCCTTAGATCGGTTTCTAAGATTCTGAATTCTTCGTCTCAATCTCTTTTCTCCAAGTCAA CCAATAAGGGGATTCATTCAACTGCAATTAAGCGGATGGGGGGAGGCCATGCACATGGGCATGATGAACCATATTACCTTCATGCTAAGCATATGTACAACTTGGATAGGATAAAAAATCAGAAGCTGAAGATGTCTCTTGGTGTTTTCACAGCTTTTAGCATTGGTATTATTATTCCCATCTACGCTGTCATTTTTCAGCAGAAAAAGACTGCATCGGGCTGA